The Chitinophaga flava genome has a segment encoding these proteins:
- a CDS encoding efflux RND transporter permease subunit produces the protein MLKRFIKRPVLSTVISIIIVTLGILGIAALPVSQYPEIAPPTIQVSANYTGANADVVLKSVVTPLEQMINGVQDMDYMTSTSGNDGSASIQVVFKTGTNPDIDAVNTQNLVSRATSQLPQEVVRSGITVRKRQPSDLLVFSIYSDNPVYDQTFLQNYADINLVPEIKRISGVGDAIAAGTMDYAMRIWLRPDVMASYGLVPSDITTALAEQNLQAAPGQFGEQGKQSFQYIIKYKGTLADTTEFGNIIIRSVGTKEHVLRLKDVARLELGAQSYATGTRTNGLPAVSITVMQAAGSNASDIINQTLAVVKNAAKSFPPGVKYVVLSNANDFLNASIDKVLHTLVEAFVLVFFVVFVFLQDLRSTLIPAIAVPVAIVGTFFFLNLFGFTINLLTLFALILAIGIVVDDAIVVVEAVHAKIDQGYTSARKASIDAMDEISGAIISITLVMAAVFVPVSFISGSAGVFYKQFGLTLAIAIILSAVNALTLSPALCALFLKPHAKTQHHSWLQRFYTAFNTSFDTMTRRYRSSVAFLAHKKWIPLLILLFFTAALGILLKTTSTAFVPNEDLGVITADVTLPAAASLERTAAVNRQLENIAKTIPEINNVVAITGSGATGGSGSNYGKVSMRLVLWNQRKRSIQAIIDELFKKTAGITEAKINFFAPPTIQGFGSVGGFSMQLQDKTGGNIVEFNKVCTDFLNALNARPEIQFASTPFDPGYPQYMFNVDVAKAKDAGFQVDQILNVMQGYFGGIYASNFNQFGQQFRVMIQAEPSYRAKPENLNSVYVRSTTGTMAPITAFATLQPTYGPQTISRFNLFTSIAISGTPKPGYSSGSAITAIREVAAQVLPPGYGYEFSGLSRQEISAGGQTGFIFLLCLIFVYFLLCAQYESYILPFAILLTLPIGLAGAFIVTGILGINNNIYVQITLIMLIGLLAKNAILIVEFALERRRRGMDILQAALEGANARLRPILMTSFAFILGLVPLMIATGAGANGNRSIGSGAVGGMLIGTIFGVFITPILFILFQTLQEKVSGPPKADDDDDDE, from the coding sequence ATGCTAAAGCGATTTATAAAACGTCCTGTTCTGTCAACGGTCATCTCCATCATCATCGTTACCCTGGGAATACTGGGTATTGCAGCACTCCCGGTGTCACAATATCCGGAAATAGCACCGCCAACAATTCAGGTGTCTGCCAACTATACCGGCGCCAATGCGGATGTAGTACTTAAAAGTGTAGTAACACCACTCGAACAGATGATCAATGGCGTGCAGGACATGGACTATATGACCTCCACCTCCGGCAACGACGGCTCCGCCTCCATACAGGTGGTGTTTAAAACCGGTACCAATCCGGATATCGATGCCGTGAACACCCAAAACCTCGTGAGCCGTGCTACCAGCCAGCTCCCACAGGAAGTAGTACGTTCAGGCATTACCGTTAGAAAGCGGCAGCCCAGCGACCTGCTGGTTTTTTCTATTTACAGTGACAATCCGGTTTACGACCAGACTTTCCTGCAAAACTATGCGGACATCAACCTGGTACCGGAAATAAAACGTATCTCCGGGGTAGGCGACGCCATCGCTGCCGGTACCATGGACTATGCCATGCGTATCTGGCTGAGGCCCGACGTGATGGCCTCCTACGGCCTCGTGCCCTCAGATATCACCACCGCCCTCGCAGAACAGAACCTGCAGGCCGCCCCCGGCCAGTTTGGCGAACAGGGCAAACAATCCTTCCAGTATATCATCAAATACAAAGGCACACTGGCGGATACCACCGAATTCGGGAATATCATCATCCGCTCGGTAGGCACCAAAGAACATGTACTGCGGCTGAAAGATGTAGCCCGCCTGGAACTGGGCGCACAAAGTTATGCTACCGGCACCCGCACCAACGGCCTCCCTGCTGTTTCCATCACCGTCATGCAGGCCGCAGGCTCCAATGCCAGTGATATCATCAATCAGACACTGGCGGTGGTAAAAAATGCAGCCAAATCCTTCCCGCCCGGTGTGAAATATGTAGTGCTCTCCAACGCCAATGATTTTCTGAATGCCTCTATCGACAAGGTATTGCATACCCTCGTGGAAGCTTTTGTTCTGGTGTTTTTTGTGGTGTTTGTATTTTTACAGGACCTCCGGTCTACGCTTATTCCCGCCATCGCAGTGCCTGTGGCTATTGTAGGCACCTTCTTCTTCCTCAACCTATTTGGATTTACCATCAACCTGCTGACACTCTTCGCCCTGATACTGGCTATCGGAATTGTAGTGGATGATGCCATCGTGGTAGTGGAAGCGGTACACGCCAAAATAGACCAGGGTTATACTTCTGCCCGCAAAGCCAGTATCGACGCCATGGACGAGATATCCGGCGCTATTATCTCCATCACACTGGTGATGGCGGCCGTATTTGTGCCGGTGAGTTTTATCAGTGGTTCTGCCGGCGTGTTTTACAAACAGTTTGGTCTCACACTAGCCATCGCTATTATCCTTTCTGCTGTCAACGCGCTGACGCTCAGCCCTGCGTTGTGCGCCCTCTTTCTGAAGCCACATGCTAAAACACAGCACCACAGCTGGCTGCAACGCTTTTATACTGCGTTCAACACTTCGTTTGATACTATGACACGCCGGTACCGGTCGTCTGTAGCATTCCTCGCCCACAAAAAATGGATACCGCTCCTGATACTCCTGTTTTTCACTGCGGCGCTGGGTATACTACTGAAGACCACTTCCACCGCCTTTGTCCCTAATGAAGACCTGGGCGTGATCACCGCCGATGTGACCCTGCCAGCAGCAGCATCGCTCGAACGTACTGCTGCCGTAAACCGGCAACTGGAAAATATCGCCAAAACCATCCCTGAAATCAATAATGTAGTAGCTATCACCGGTTCGGGCGCCACCGGCGGTTCCGGCAGCAACTACGGAAAAGTGAGCATGCGGCTGGTACTATGGAACCAGCGTAAACGCAGCATACAGGCCATCATCGATGAGCTGTTCAAAAAAACAGCCGGCATTACCGAAGCCAAAATCAATTTCTTCGCCCCACCCACGATCCAGGGCTTTGGGTCTGTAGGCGGTTTTTCTATGCAGTTGCAGGATAAAACCGGCGGCAATATCGTAGAGTTCAACAAAGTATGTACTGACTTCCTCAACGCGCTCAATGCGAGGCCGGAGATACAGTTTGCCTCCACGCCTTTTGATCCGGGATATCCGCAGTATATGTTCAACGTGGATGTGGCCAAGGCTAAAGATGCGGGGTTTCAGGTAGATCAGATCCTGAATGTGATGCAGGGCTATTTTGGTGGTATCTATGCGTCCAACTTCAATCAGTTCGGGCAGCAGTTCAGGGTGATGATACAGGCGGAGCCCAGCTATCGTGCCAAGCCCGAAAACCTGAACTCCGTGTATGTACGGAGTACTACGGGCACCATGGCGCCTATCACCGCTTTTGCCACGCTGCAGCCTACCTACGGCCCACAGACTATTTCGCGGTTTAATCTTTTTACCTCTATCGCGATCAGCGGTACCCCCAAGCCAGGATACAGTTCGGGCAGCGCTATCACCGCTATCCGTGAAGTGGCGGCACAGGTGCTGCCTCCCGGCTATGGGTATGAGTTCTCGGGGCTGTCAAGGCAGGAAATATCCGCCGGTGGACAAACAGGTTTCATCTTTCTGCTTTGTCTCATCTTCGTATACTTTCTTTTATGTGCTCAATATGAGAGTTATATACTGCCGTTTGCTATCCTGCTAACCCTGCCGATAGGGCTGGCAGGCGCTTTTATCGTTACCGGCATACTGGGCATCAACAATAATATCTACGTACAGATCACCCTCATTATGCTCATTGGCCTGCTGGCCAAAAACGCCATTCTCATTGTGGAGTTTGCACTGGAAAGGCGCCGGCGGGGCATGGACATTCTGCAGGCAGCCCTGGAAGGCGCCAACGCCAGGTTAAGGCCCATCCTGATGACTTCTTTCGCTTTCATCCTTGGACTGGTGCCATTGATGATTGCTACCGGCGCAGGCGCCAATGGCAACCGTTCCATCGGTAGCGGCGCCGTTGGTGGTA
- a CDS encoding efflux RND transporter periplasmic adaptor subunit, translating into MYVSHRDYSPALIFSLALLLTACSGNPSKKGRSRDNQAKVYANITLRPITAIINTDFPATIQGQQNIEIRPKIDGYMQDMYVDEGAEVKKGQLLFRINAPQYEQNVRTAEANIKIAEADVNAAQMEVNKVKPLVDQDIISPYGLESARYTLEAKKAALAQAKANLVNARVNLSYTTIYSPADGVIGAVPFKIGSLVSSTTAQPLTTVSNITKIYAYFSINEKESLNFFAHAKGNTVQEKLKTLPPVKLLLPNGATFAQSGDIETIGGLVNQQTGSVTLRATFSNPGGLLRSGNSAIVRMPYTRDSALLIPQSATYQVQGKLFIYVVDHSAHDTLKAKSVPVSVNAGTSGNNYVVEDGLKTGDQILVEGTISLRDGMPIKTRSVSADSVYRQ; encoded by the coding sequence ATGTACGTATCACACCGTGACTACTCTCCGGCATTGATATTCAGCCTGGCCTTACTGTTGACCGCCTGTTCGGGCAACCCTTCCAAAAAGGGCCGTAGCCGCGACAATCAGGCAAAAGTATATGCCAACATCACCCTTCGCCCCATTACCGCTATTATCAACACAGATTTCCCGGCTACGATCCAGGGACAACAAAACATAGAAATACGGCCTAAAATAGACGGCTATATGCAGGACATGTATGTAGACGAAGGCGCTGAAGTAAAAAAAGGACAGCTGCTCTTCCGCATCAATGCACCACAATACGAACAAAATGTCCGTACGGCAGAAGCCAATATCAAAATAGCGGAAGCAGATGTCAACGCAGCCCAGATGGAAGTCAACAAGGTTAAACCACTGGTAGACCAGGATATCATCAGTCCATACGGCCTGGAATCCGCCCGCTACACCCTTGAAGCTAAAAAGGCCGCCCTCGCACAAGCAAAGGCCAATCTGGTCAATGCCCGGGTGAACCTCAGCTACACCACCATCTACAGTCCCGCTGACGGCGTCATCGGAGCGGTGCCGTTTAAAATAGGCAGTCTCGTGAGCAGCACCACCGCACAGCCACTCACCACCGTATCCAACATCACAAAAATTTACGCTTACTTCTCCATCAACGAAAAAGAGTCGCTCAACTTTTTTGCTCATGCCAAAGGCAATACTGTACAGGAAAAACTGAAGACATTGCCGCCGGTAAAACTGTTACTCCCTAATGGCGCCACCTTCGCGCAGTCGGGTGATATAGAAACCATCGGCGGACTCGTGAATCAGCAAACCGGTTCCGTCACCCTGCGTGCCACCTTCTCCAATCCCGGCGGACTGCTACGCAGTGGCAACAGTGCTATCGTCAGGATGCCTTACACCCGCGACAGTGCCCTGCTGATACCACAAAGCGCCACCTATCAGGTACAAGGTAAACTCTTTATATACGTAGTAGACCATTCCGCCCATGATACGCTCAAAGCCAAATCCGTTCCGGTGAGCGTGAATGCCGGCACTTCGGGCAACAACTACGTAGTGGAAGACGGGCTTAAAACCGGCGACCAGATACTGGTAGAAGGTACTATCAGTCTGCGCGATGGTATGCCCATCAAAACAAGAAGTGTTAGCGCAGATAGTGTGTACAGGCAATAA